The Planctomycetia bacterium genome has a window encoding:
- a CDS encoding ABC transporter ATP-binding protein, protein MPLLDIHHVSRNFGRVQALRDVTIVLEPGAIGLVGNNGAGKSTLLKVLLGLLKPDAGNGTILDCDIRHNSRALRGRVGYMPEAAAVVSMLKGVEFVTLSGDLYGMPHRDARRRAHEVLNYVGLGELRYRRLEEYSAGNLQRLKLAAALVHDPQLLLLDEPTNGLDPAGRMAMLRLIEDLIAETGKSVILCTHLLSDVEQLCEQLVVLHRGTVVQSGPMAVLCAQTANRYEIGWDGDSAAMLAALKARGHVVVAQPEENRAVVTTRNGWETRDFFLLAQAAGATITHLRPEEEDLEQLFFRVTSASNAATTAQST, encoded by the coding sequence ATGCCTCTTCTCGACATTCATCACGTCAGCCGCAATTTCGGGAGAGTGCAGGCGCTGCGGGATGTGACTATCGTGCTGGAGCCGGGGGCTATCGGGCTGGTCGGGAACAACGGCGCCGGCAAGTCGACGCTGCTCAAAGTGCTGCTCGGGCTGCTCAAGCCGGACGCCGGCAACGGCACGATTTTGGATTGCGATATTCGGCACAATTCCCGGGCGCTGCGCGGCCGCGTGGGGTATATGCCGGAGGCCGCGGCCGTAGTGTCGATGCTCAAGGGAGTCGAGTTCGTCACGCTCTCCGGCGACCTCTACGGCATGCCGCACCGTGACGCCCGGCGCCGCGCCCACGAGGTGTTGAACTACGTCGGCCTGGGCGAGCTGCGCTATCGTCGGCTGGAAGAATACTCCGCCGGCAACCTGCAGCGATTGAAACTGGCCGCCGCGTTAGTGCATGACCCGCAGTTGTTGTTGTTGGACGAACCGACCAACGGACTGGACCCCGCCGGCCGGATGGCGATGTTGCGATTGATCGAGGACCTGATCGCGGAAACCGGCAAGAGCGTGATCCTCTGCACGCATTTACTGAGCGACGTGGAACAACTTTGCGAACAACTCGTGGTGCTGCATCGCGGTACGGTCGTGCAGAGCGGCCCGATGGCGGTGCTGTGTGCGCAGACGGCGAATCGCTATGAGATCGGCTGGGACGGAGACTCGGCCGCGATGCTCGCGGCGCTTAAGGCGCGCGGTCACGTTGTGGTCGCTCAGCCGGAAGAGAATCGGGCCGTAGTTACCACGCGAAACGGCTGGGAAACCCGGGATTTCTTTCTTCTCGCACAAGCGGCCGGCGCGACCATTACCCATCTGCGGCCCGAAGAAGAAGACCTGGAGCAACTGTTCTTCCGAGTGACTTCGGCGTCAAACGCAGCTACCACCGCGCAGTCTACTTAG